aaaaaaaaaagagactaactatgcaaaagaaaagaaacatgatATATTATCAGTatgaataaaatgaaataaaaataaaattaagaaaaaaattttaattagaaTTCTTATTACTCATTTAATACTATTTCATTCTAATTTGCATCTCAATTCATGCTAAAACTTTTAATATTACTGTTAAAAAATTAGAGAAATATAATAATTTAGAATCAAAATATTAGGGACCATAAGGGCAAAGTCAAAGTCGTTGACTATGACCAATGGTAATTTGTCGTTCACCATTAGTCATTGGTTCATTTCCATTAATTATCCTAAATTTGCCTAAATCCACAAACGTTGAAGATTAGATTTGTTTTGACCTACAATcctcctgaaaaaaaaaagaaaagaacaattgTTGGCAATGTTGTGccaattaatcttttttttttgaaacaaactACAGGGAAATTCATATTATCGATACTGATCTTGTCCAAAACATTAGAAATGCCACTAAAAGAGAGACAAAATTTTAATAGCTAATGCTAATTTTTCTAAGCGATATTACACTAGTTAGAGAGTGTTAGTCTAACAACATGAGGCTCTTGTACTGATCCTATCCACAAATTTCCATTATGTTCATTTACATCACTACTAAACCCCCATGTCATCCCATTTCCAGCTCCTTTTATCTTCAATATGTCACTTTCCGGACTCAATTTAATTATCATTCCAAGTGGATTAAAAATCCCATCTCTTGAGTCAGTTGCCACCCAAAATTCACCTTGTTGGTTTCTTTTGAAGTTGTCTGGCCTTCCTGTAAGTTGTGTGAAAACATCAACCTTGCTAGCCCTGGATGGCTCAAGCCAATACCTCAACACTCTACTGCTTGTGGTTTCAGTAACAAGCAAGAAATCCCCATTTTGG
This window of the Coffea eugenioides isolate CCC68of unplaced genomic scaffold, Ceug_1.0 ScVebR1_250;HRSCAF=892, whole genome shotgun sequence genome carries:
- the LOC113756885 gene encoding protein STRICTOSIDINE SYNTHASE-LIKE 10-like — encoded protein: MGLLAIAPNGRLARPLAKQAGGIPFRFTNDVVVDQYSGIVYFTDTSTRFPRSAFAYVISSGDNTGRLLKYDPSIHQVTVLLDHLMFPNGVALSQNGDFLLVTETTSSRVLRYWLEPSRASKVDVFTQLTGRPDNFKRNQQGEFWVATDSRDGIFNPLGMIIKLSPESDILKIKGAGNGMTWGFSSDVNEHNGNLWIGSVQEPHVVRLTLSN